The segment TTTGTTTTTAAACTTTTGGGACTATATTAGAATTTGTAACTTTTGacattattaaattattattttacttgtattttaatatttatcggaattattaatttaatttaaacaGTTTTTGTAATaagttatttaaaaaataaatatgcataaaTGTAACAGATATCCGATTCGAAATCCGTGATCCAAACGGATCAGGATATGGATCGGCATTATAAAAAATTTGAGCCCGATTCGATCCGAATCCGAAAAAATAAATGAATATGGATATGGATTTAGATCGACCCGATACAAACTGATCTATTGACAGACCTACTCGGAATAATAGAAGATAATGCAATATAGACTTAACCtatacataatttatttatttatttgcaaaaAAACTGTTTAACTTTAGTTACAAAGATTAGTTAAAAACAATTTTATGGGAAAGTATTCGTTATGGATATTTAACTTTATATTGCTCCTTAAATTTTAAAACGTGATGCAATGTTTTCTTACTCTGTCAGACAAACGTTTCTATTAGACCACTAATTTCATAAGCAAACCTGTAATACTTGATTAGCCCTGCCTTTCAATCATGTATATGCACAAGCACAAGAACACTTAAACAGAGAGAAACATGATTTTTATCGTGATAAAATAAATTTCATATACACTTGAACACATTTGAGGAACAGTAAATAAATATAATTCATGTGTTAAATTACAATATACTGAACATACAGGCAACACAGTGAAAACTCAAAAGTGTAAAAGATTTGTAAATGCATTTCAGAAACCAACGAGGATAGCTAGATTACAGTTGTCTAAACAAATCTAAATCATAAGATCAACACTATGTATTGTTATATTCTTTAGAGGCTAGAAAATGAAAATAAGATGGCGCCAACCATTCATCAGCCATGTCCCCTTTAACATTGTGCAACAAGATGTTGTTGAGGACATCTTTAGCAAAACTATAGTCTGGAGAAGGAGATTCCCTTATCTGTGCACCAAGAAGTTTGTTTCATTATCCAATAATCAGCGAGCACTGCTGAAGGAACTTCTCAGTCAATTTTCACTGATGAGAAAAGGTAATGGACAAAGTAGAAAGATGTAAGGAAGCCGATGGTGCCGGTAGATAACATAATCGCAATTGCAATGAGCAGCGAGTAGCCAAGATAAAGAATTGCTGACACTGGTCCACTCAAACTTTGAAGGTCAAAGACCAAGTAATTAATGGAGTACAGGAATACATACAGGGCAACAGAACCTGATGCATAAAATGATTTCCACCACCATTGCCAGTCCTCAATACAGAGATGCATGTATGTGAGGACCACGGACACTTCAGCACACACAGTAACCAACAGCAAGAGAACAACAAGAAGGAAACCGAAGACATAATAAAACCTTCCAAGCCATATGCTAGAAAGAATGAAGAAAAGCTCTATAAAGAGGGTTCCAAATGGGAGGGTTCCAGCACCAAGAACAAGAAGCCATGATGGATACTTGCTAGCAGGAATCTCCCTTGGAATCTGGTTTGTTCTCACAGGGTACTTGATAGGCTCAGCTCGTGTCCCCAAGTATCCACCCAATAGGGTGAGAGGAACTGAAATGCAGAACCACAGCGACAATAGTATAAAATACAAGTATATGGGAATGGCACCAGTACTCTTGCTGCCCCATAAAATGAAGTTCAGTGCAGTAAGGATCACAAAGGCAATGCCTGGGAAGAAACACGCAACTGACCAAGAGACGGACCTCCACCCTTCTGAAGTCCCCTTGACAGTACACCACAACCGTACACCTGCATAACCAGCCCCTGTTCCCAGGAAAAGGTAAAGGATAATCATTCCGGTCAACAGCATACCTCGTGAAGCTGGTGACATGAAACCAAATGCAGCAAATACAATAGTCACAATGGCCATTCCTGTAATCTGAACTCCATCCCCAATCATCACGCATAGTAGCTTTGAAAATTTTGGCTCTCTGAATACATCACCTACAACAAGCTTCCACCCTGAGAGCTCTTCATTCATTTGTGCCTGAGCTTCTTTGTCCAAATCCTCATATTTTGTCAGATCTCTCCTGactgttcttaaaaatataacaAAAACTATACCAGCTAAAAAGAATATTACCATCAGCGAGTTGAGGATGGAAAACCAGTGGACACGAGCACCTTCCATTTTGAGATAAGCATCCCACCGGGATGGCCATTTAATATCGCTCTTCACAAATTCAACCTCATATGTAAATGATACTCTTTCTTGCTGACTTATTATTTGAGACTTGTCTACTTCAAGTGGGCAGTTTACAGATGTAACATTGTCATAGATATGAAGCTTGGCCATTGTTTCAGGATCATACTTTACACTGCAAGGCAAAACCTCAAAACCAACAATCTCATATCCGGATGCTTTCTTCATATCAGCTTCTGAAATTACACCCATGCCTTCTTCCCCTGTCCCGATTATCTCTACACCAGTCCCTTCATACTCATGAACAAAAACTTTAAATTTAAGGTGGTTGATGATGTAATCATCTTCTAAGCTTTGTGGTGTATATCCAACTGGAAAACCAGTCCATTGAATTTTGACTCCATTTTGAGTGGCAAACCTCATGGCAGGTAAATTGTCCAGAATCATATTTACTTGATAGAGATCACGTGTTCTCTGTTTGAGGAGCTTCACCTCATTCTCACTTAATGGTTTTGTCGTGCAAAGATAAACTGACTCATTGATATTCATACGAAAACGATAAGGAGAGTTGTCGATCTGGTCGCCCATAAGTAACTCTCCAAGATTCTCTGCACTTTTCTTTACCCCGCCATGAGGCTGGCAGTATGGTAGACTGTAGTAGCTGAAGGGAAGCTCAGTTTCTATAGATGTGAGTGAATTGACTTTTGCAAATATTTCCTGACCCGTTGAATATGTGTGCATGTAGCTTCCCGGCAGGTAAAACCCATTACAAATATGTGAAACCAGAAGAACATAGATGAATGCAGCCCAGCATGTCCTTCCCAAGCTCAAAGACATTGTCCTTGGTTCTGAGATCCTCTATACTTGACCCCTTAAAGCCAATCTTGCAAGCTTTTAAGAAAAACTGCATAAAAAATAGGTAACTATTAGTGGTGCATGCACAGGTATCTAGCTCCCCAAATGAATGCAACTATGCTCTATACTAGGGTTGAGCATTCGTTGGGGGTAACAAATGGCTAGATTGAACCAATGAATTGTTAGGTCATGGAAAATGTTTTTAAGAATTTTACAGGGTTTTTTTACTTAGACCTGATACAAGCTTAATCTAAATCAAGCACCAttgtaaaataaaaaatatatattatttaaatttcaCCTAGATCCCTGAATTCATTTCTTAAAATCGAGGCCCCCTAAATTGATATCCCTTCCTGCCATCCGTCTCAACTATTTCAGTGCTTTGTCTTTCTTCCCCAACAAGGCTTGTCAaacttaaactttaaagtttgtcTTGCAAATCATCCTCTATCACCTTTTATGACTCTTATCCTAAAGATTATTCTGTCTGCATATCTAACAGTTAAATTTAAATGGGAGAGGTCTGAATTACGTATCACACTGTCTTGGTAAGCAGCTCTACAGCTCTGCATGGTGCCTACAATTCTTCTAACAAAGGAAAGACGTTCTCTATTCAGTCATCAGAAAaaagtactccctccgtccctcccatttgtttacattTGGGTTGGGCACGGAGGCTaaaaaaaatgataaagtagtagaggaaagttaaaaaagtgagtaaagtagtcaaccgattaatattttatgtataaagtgggtacAACGGAGATAGGCAGTGGATGTGGttactttttatattataaaaactttattattttgggaaaattttgaaatgtaaagaattaGAAGGGATATCCCAAAAAGGAAAGtataaacaaatgggagggacatGGGGAGTATATATTAAACTACATTTACTTTATTTTGAGTCCCATACAATATGCATCTAACAATTTAATTATATGAGTTGATAATACCCAAGATGGCACTCTTACAGAATAGGGTCGCCTTAATATTTTAATTAAGCCAGCTTTTAGGAGATGTGCAACACacttaattattatttttttcaaatacAGTCCTAACAAGTAGCACATCATTCATACGCTACCGATGTTTGTAAAAATGAAGCAATTGAGAATTTGGTAGATAAAAACCGGAAACACATCTCTCGAATGCATAAAGATTGGAGCATAAAGTGCCTACCTTACCAAATTGTCGTTTTAGGGCTTTAATAACTGTTTTTTCTCTGGTAGTCTAAAAAATAATATAACTcaaataaacacacacacacattataCGATTTAACCAGCCAGATTCCTCCATACAGTTAGCTTTAGAACTGTGTCCAGCAAAGTTAAAGTTTTAGTTGGGAGTCTAAATTTAATTAAACATCGTCAAACATCTGCTAGGGCTGCAGGTACGAGACGTATGATTTATTAAAACACTACTGCTAATTAAAACCAAAAGGACAAATAAGGTTAACTAGCAGAACCGAGCGGCGAGCACTTAAAGCcatttaatttattatattccTGGCCCCTAAACCTAAAGGTCCTAAACTAGAGCATATCTCAAAAAGATGGAACAAAAAATATAACTAGTGTACTAAACCATACAACTGAAGAAAGTATGGTTGAAGAAAGTATGGTTGAAGAGGATATGTAGAGTGTAAAGAAGATAAAAAACCATtgttaaataaaaataatattgtTTAACTTTAACCTAGATCCCTGAATTCATTTATTTACCATCGCGGTCCCTAATTTAATTTTTCTCCCTTCCTGCCGTCCGTTTCAACTATCTCAGTGCTTTGTCTTTGTCCCCCCAATAAGGCTTGTAAAGCTTAAACTTTAAGGTTTGTCTTGCAGATCATCCTATATCACCTTATATGACTCTTATTATAAAGATCTAAATCTAATATCTATATCCTGGTATATTTTTGAAAATCAAAATCTCGCAAAAATTAACTAGCTTTAGGcaatatgtgattttataagaTTTGCACCTAATCATGGTTGTCACGTCGATGAGTCGAGGCGAGTCGACGGACCTCCTGCTAGTCgactataatatataaattaaatatatataaattaaaaaaataatatatacaaattaaataatatataaaaaataatatattattataaattaaaaattcaatatacatatatatgtacacacaaatgtatatatattatgtattttaGATTTCTAAGTTCTAGGTTTTAAGTTCCAACTCATTCCACAATGTTTTATTTCAGATTCTAAGGAATTAAGAATCCAAAACTTGGAGAGAATGATGAAAAAGCTAGAAGATCTAACAAATGACAACAAAGAAAAGTACTTACAATCATCTAACAATTTAGTACAACAAATAAAAGTACTTGCAATCATGTAAAAATTTGTAACAATTAATCAATAACAATTGTCTGATACAACTGTGATGTGATGTGCTAGTGCAGCATGTAAAAAATTTATGCAGAAAAAATAATATATACACTGAGCAGCTCGACTAGTCGACTAGTCGACCGCTTAGTCGACTAGTCGGTCAACTAGTAGTCGACCGAAATATCGACTAGCAGCTAGTCGACATGTTGAGTCAACATCCAAGCACCGCTTAGTCGACTAGTCGCCGACTAGTCGCGACTAGTCGACCGACATGACAACCACGCACCTAATTAAGCATTTGATCAACTTTCCAGTCCTGACTTGGTCTATATCTTCCTGTACTGTTTTCTACAACAGTCCATGGTCAAGTTTGTTTCGGACAATTATAATCCCAGGACTACTATCTTGTATGCATTAAGCATTCTTTCTCTGCGAGTTCATCATCTGAATCTTGTTCATTAAATATGCATGGTAAAGTTTCTGGAGTTGTATCTATCAGATTTTATTATTTCAGGTCGATGGCTGATGAAGGTGCAAATTTCCAACTTTACTCACTAGTTTACGGAAATTTTAACTTCCTGGATTTGAATCATTGCGTGCTCTACTGGGGGCTGCCCTTAATAATAGTTACACATTGTAATGGACATCTACTACTGTAATGTTGTTCAATGAGTCAGATTAAATTTTTGCATAATATATGTTTTGTAATCATGAACTATAACAATGATTTTATGACAGAGATAAACTTTCTCAATCTTTTTTGCGCTGGATTTTCGCCCTTTTCAATCCAAGTGGTTTCTTAAGCTTCTGTTTTAACATGAATTATATGTTATATATATGAtttaaattacaaaaaaaattaaagattCTTCTTTATCCCGGGATCAAACAAAATTTCAGTTCAgtatttagaaaataaaaaacTATTTGGAAACTGGGATTTAGCATTCCTATAAATTTTTGTTCAGTATCTAATTACTTGAACTCTTTCCTAATCATAATCTATACATATAAATTATATACATGGAACTTACTTTCTGTCAAAGAATTTTCTCTATGtgaagaaaccaaagaaaaatatttcaaatATGACAAATAAAAATAAGAATGAATCAATCAAAGTGAATAAACCATAATCAAATCTAAACCCTGATAGTACTTAAAGACCTAGCAATTAAGAGTTTCTAAACATTACACAAACAAAAGAAGGTATATTTTTTCCATTAAGAAACAGGAATCCCTTCTTTTATATAACTGAACAGTTATTTATATGGGAGAGGTCTGATTTAAGTATGACACTGTCTTGGTAAGCAGCTCTACAGCTCTGCATGGTGTCTATAATTTTTCTGTCTAACAAAGATAAGCTTTTCTCTATTCAGTCATcagaaaatatatattttaaactACATTTACTTATTTTTAGACTCATATAATATGCATCTAACAATTTAACTATATGAGTTAATAATACCCAAAATGGCACTCTTACACAATGGGGTCGCCTTAATTAGCAGAAACAAAAATGATGGCTCACCATACACAATGGAGATGTGCAACACacacttatttttatttttttgcaaCCGTATAGTCGTAACAGGTAGCACATCATCCATAAGATACTGATGTTTGTAAAAATGAAGCAGTTGAGCATTCGGTATATACATGAGTTACCTAAACCGGAAACAAATCTCCTGTATGCATGAAGATTGGAGCATAAAGTGCCTTCTGTTCTAAAATTGTCGTTTTAGGGATTTAACAACTGTTTTTCTCTGGTAGTCTAGAGAATAATACAAATCagatacacacacacaccacaacgATCTAATCAGTCAAATTTACCTCTATAAAGTAAGCTTTAGAACTATGTCTAACTAAGGTAAAGGGTATTAATTAGGAGTCTCTAAATTTAATTAAACAAAGGCAAACCCTGCTAGGGTTGCAAGTATGAGACACATGATATTTTAAAACACTAGTGTTACTATTAAACCGAAAAGACAAATATGGTTAACTAGCGTAATAAGAGCACTTAAAGCCATTTATGTATTTACATTCCTGGCCCCTAAACCTAAACTAGAGCAAATTTCGGAATGATGAAAAAGGAATTTAACTAGGGTACTGAACAGCAGAGGAGTATACATATTTTATGAGCATGAATTGGAAGATATTGGATGTTGCGAATTTCGGAAGAACCTATATAACTAAAGAAAATATGGTTGAATTAGAGATGTAGAGTGTAGAGAAGATCAAGAAACAGCAATTACACACAACAAACAAATAGTTTAGAAAATCAAATTGTACCTACACAATATTTacgaaataaataattaatactACTATGGTAAAATCAAGACAAAAGATACAAACGGGATGAAACGATTGTgtgggtgtgtgtgtgtggtgTGAGTTAGCAAGTTGTGTACAGATCCATGTGTATGTATAAACATAGAGTAACGTGATTTAatagagagagagaaagagagagacagagagagagagagagagagagagagagagagagaaagagagagagagagattaccGGAGAGAGATGATGTAGAAACGGAGTTGATTGTAAATTGTAAGAGCAGCAGGCAACAAGAAGAGACTTTTGTGATATAATACTACTACTGTTCTACATATGGCAGTCTTCGTTTGATCAAGTTACACGAAAAGTAACAACGGATTTTTCAGATCTCAAATGTATTTTACATCTTTTATTCATTTATCAGCATAAATCCGTTTACGGgttttcattaatattttaaatttttatttatcaagttatattatatttttaaaatatttatataaatatataatgattataaatttataataaaaataatagaataacatgtggtcgtaatttagttggataaatagactatttctagtagtttagcagatatgtaacactattatttatattttttaataatatgataatttgtattcgtagtttagtaggataagtatactatatttggtagtagtttaataatttagtagtttattatatatataacactatttatctatttttgtaataatcaaaattagggaattatcgttgaaccaaaccgttgaaccaaattatttctattccggctattataatatagtataaatatatatttcTGACTAAATAGTCTAAATTTCACTTTACATCCAATAAATCTAACTATACCGTAATAACCGTTATGACGTATATTTGATATACTTTTTTTTCTTGGTTTAATTATCTCTATTTATGATTATCAGATTTTTACACGACCGTTAAATCCAAACACTACACTACTCAAATTTCTAAATTTAAATTCCGCCAACAACAaacattaatattattatttgacACTACTCAAACTCCCAAATTTGAACTCGgccaataacaaatatttatattattatttataagcTATCCAAGTTTCGAATCcctccaacaacaaatattatTGTTACTATTATTTATAAACATAGTAATAAGGTTAATGGTTCAAATCTCATaaagtatataatatttaatattaactAAAAAAGTTATTATAATTTTAGATAATATAAAAATACTAATGAAGACGCGACATTACACGGATTGTAAAACTAGTTTGGAATAAGACTCATATCTTAGCATTTTGGTTCATGGTTAATtaatgtgtgtatatatatttgtgtatatatatatttgtatttgtattattaattttTACATATATAATTGAACTACATTATCTTTTTAGAATTTCATATCATTTTCTTTATCATTTATCCTCATTTACATACCATTAACTCTCATTGCCGATTTCGATTCCCCATCATAATACAAATGCCCCTTAAGCTCTCCTCTGCCGAAAGGTCACGAGGCATTATTAAAAATTTACCTCAAAATAATTGAAgtgatatatatacacatgttatatatatacatgtatttATTATATACATTAATTTAAAACATGTGGGATTCATGGATTTACTTTAGTAATatatgaattttttaatttaatattagttgaatttttttaatattatattataaatattaatattattattttataccACTCAAACTTTCCGGTTGGAACCCgccaataataaatatttattttattatttatatgatATCCAAGTTTGAGGTTCGAATCCCTCCAATaacaattattattatttataaacatACTAATAAGGTTAATGATCCaaatatcatcaattatatactatttaatattaactaatttttttattataattttaaataatataaaaatactAATAAAGACTCGTGCATCGCACGAGTTGTAAAGTTAGTTTGGAATAAAACTCAAATCTTAACATTTTGGTTCATACTTAATTAatgtgtgtctatatatatatatttgtatatatatatattagtgtttGTATTAGTAACTTTGATATATATTTGAACGACATTATTTTCTTAGAATTTCATATCATTTATCCTCATTTACATACCCTTAACTCTCGTTACCGATTCCAATTCCCCATCATAATATGAATGCCCCTTAAACTCTTCTCCGCCGAAAGGTCGCGAGACATTATTAAAAATTTACCTCAAAATAATTGAAGTGATATATACACACATGTTATATATATACACGTATTTATTATATACATTAATTTAAAACATGTGTCATTCATGAATTTACTttaatattatatgaattttttaatttaatttgagTTGAATTTTTTTAATACTATAAACATTAATATTACTATTTTAAACCACTCAAACttcaggttcgaatcccgccaataacaaatatttatattattatttatatgttatCCAAGTTTGAGGTTCGAATCGCTCCaacaattaatattattattattattatttataaacatACGAATAAGGTTAATGATCCAAATCTCATTAATTATATACTATTTAATATtaactaatttttttatatattttaaataataaaaaaatactaATGAAGGTTAATAATCTAAATCTCatcaattatatattatttaatattaacttaaagaatttatatattttaaataataaaaaaatactaGTGAAAATTCGTGCATCACACCAGTTGTAAAGATAGTTTGTAATAAAACTCAAATCTTAGCATTTTGGTTCATGGTTTATATATTAGTTTCTGTATTAATAATTTTGACATATATAATTGAACGACATTATCTTCTTAGAATCTTATATCATTTTCATTATCATTTATCCTCATTTACATACCTTATCTCTCATTACCTATTCCAATTCCCCATCATAATACAACGCCCCTTAAGCTCTCCTTTGCCGAAAGTTCACGAGACACTATTGAAAATTTACCTCAAAACAATTAAAgtgatatatatacacatgttATATATACACgcatttattatatatattaatttaaaacATGTGCGATTCATGGATTTACTttaatattatatgaatttttaatttaatttgagttaatttttttaatattatattataaatttgtATTGACTTCGTAGTGTGTTTTTAGTTGAAAAATGTAATGGGTTAGgtaataatatttataatattattattcattttattaAATAGAATTATGAATCTTATTTTTTGGGGTGGATTTGATAGGGAGAAATAGAAAAAATAACGTGTTTCATCGGAAGAAGGTAATAGGTTGGTTTTTAGAAATTATTGTATAactattttattatattaaatagaCTTTCCTGTAATATTTTTTTGCACAAGATATATTTTAgttgaaaaaaattgaaaaagttAACATGTTTTAGTTAAAAAGAAATTTTTTGTCTTAGTTCAAAAAAAAagtaattagttaattattattgCTAGTGATATTTGTAAAGAATGTGTTATTTTAGTCGGAAAAAATTAGGAAATGTAACATATTTTAGTTGAAAAAGATAATTGGAAAATGTATCATTGCACGGTCTATTTTATTTAGattatttattcaaataaatataaaaattgaTTAAGATATTCTTTCTAAAAAAGTGAAATATGGAGATTattaatttcaataaataaaaaattgataaattaattcaaataaaaagAAGAATCAAAATATCAATTTCAATAAATTGGAAAATTGGTTAAAATACTATTTTTAATAAAGAGGGAAAATTGATATATTTATTATCGTAATCtcctattttttatttttcaatttttttattaatatttattagaTATTAATATTCATCTTCGCGGTACACTTCATTTGTTTAGTTGGGGGAGTAATTTAATTTGGATTATTTACTCAAATAAAAAAGATCGATGTATTAATTACAATAAATTGAAAAGTTTattaaaatatcatttttaatgaaaaggaaaAATAGAGATACTTCTAATCATAATTTTCAGTTATCACTAGTTTTCAATTTTCTTATAATATTTGttaattatttgaattatttgaattatttgttGAAGTAGTAATTTTCTTATCGGATGCATATATCTCACTACTTTCGGTTGTGACATCGTGAATTTTCCTTTATCAAGAAATAATAATCTGACATGTATTGTGGTGCAAAAAATAATGTTATTTTATGTGTATTTTTTCCATTGATTTTGGGTTAGGCGATAAAGCCGGAAGATAATCATAGTGGGTAGAAAATCAAATTTCAGTTTAAATCCATCACATTAGTCAGGGATGTTCATTACGGTCGTATTGAATTTTGGACTTGCGTTGACCGTGCAAATGCATTACATTCGAGATATTCAATTGAGAAGTTTCGGATATTAAAGTCGTGTTAATGACAAAAAAACATTCATACCTAGTTGGAGTCCCATGTGAATAACACCATGGGCTCATGCACTATCTCGATCAATTCTAcaattatttgaataaatttttGTTTGTTTGAAATTGCCACTTCGTTCTTGTTAAGTATTCGATTTATTGTTAACTTTCACTTTTTACACAACGTACGCATGTTCACACGTGGGACTTTTTGAAAACAACCTCTTCATCTTCGGATGAGGGGAATATTGCGTATGTCTTACCCTCCTCAGATCATGCTTGCGAGATTTACTGGTTATGTTTGGTTTGATTAAATATTTGGCATGTACAATATGCATGTTTGGTTGTGGTGTTACAAGGAATACACACATATGCGAGATTCAATTAACCAATTTTGCACGTAAAAAAATTATGTcacaacttgtattattaatca is part of the Apium graveolens cultivar Ventura unplaced genomic scaffold, ASM990537v1 ctg5723, whole genome shotgun sequence genome and harbors:
- the LOC141702787 gene encoding transmembrane 9 superfamily member 12; translated protein: MSLSLGRTCWAAFIYVLLVSHICNGFYLPGSYMHTYSTGQEIFAKVNSLTSIETELPFSYYSLPYCQPHGGVKKSAENLGELLMGDQIDNSPYRFRMNINESVYLCTTKPLSENEVKLLKQRTRDLYQVNMILDNLPAMRFATQNGVKIQWTGFPVGYTPQSLEDDYIINHLKFKVFVHEYEGTGVEIIGTGEEGMGVISEADMKKASGYEIVGFEVLPCSVKYDPETMAKLHIYDNVTSVNCPLEVDKSQIISQQERVSFTYEVEFVKSDIKWPSRWDAYLKMEGARVHWFSILNSLMVIFFLAGIVFVIFLRTVRRDLTKYEDLDKEAQAQMNEELSGWKLVVGDVFREPKFSKLLCVMIGDGVQITGMAIVTIVFAAFGFMSPASRGMLLTGMIILYLFLGTGAGYAGVRLWCTVKGTSEGWRSVSWSVACFFPGIAFVILTALNFILWGSKSTGAIPIYLYFILLSLWFCISVPLTLLGGYLGTRAEPIKYPVRTNQIPREIPASKYPSWLLVLGAGTLPFGTLFIELFFILSSIWLGRFYYVFGFLLVVLLLLVTVCAEVSVVLTYMHLCIEDWQWWWKSFYASGSVALYVFLYSINYLVFDLQSLSGPVSAILYLGYSLLIAIAIMLSTGTIGFLTSFYFVHYLFSSVKID